Below is a window of Populus trichocarpa isolate Nisqually-1 chromosome 3, P.trichocarpa_v4.1, whole genome shotgun sequence DNA.
tctTAAAGCAAAGACAACCTTCTTGCAGAAAAATAAACTGATCTGTGATTGAGCTTCTCATTAAATGCATGTCTATACTTATATCTAAGGACCATAAGCAAGGTGATGGTCATTGAAAGAATAGGTAGTTGGCTTTTGAACCAACATTGGCATGTAATGTGATAAAATTGTACGTTCGAACTGTCTCAACCTTTTTTTCCATTTGCTTTTCTCCCAAATGGTTTTGTGTAGATATTCTGACAAATAACTCCATTCCGTTCTTTTACATGTCACTCGTATTTTTCTCTCAATATCCACATGTTGTACTTGGGCGTTGTGTGCGTGGGTGCATGTGTGTGCCTGCACATCATGTTTGCGTGTGGCTTTCTTGCTTGCTCTAGCATGGAAAGCTAAGAGCATGAATGTTTTGTAATTGAAAATGGATGAAAATACTCCAATAGCCAACTTGCACACATTTAAACATGATGTGAATGTGTTCACAGTAGCACAgcaatctaaaagaaaaatagtataTGACACCTAAAAGGGTTGCACGATTACCCTTTCTAAACTTGAAGGATCCTTCTTCACAAGTCAGTCAATCAGGAAAGGAAAGGAGTAATTGAAGCCAAGCCATGTAAGATTGACTTTACGACAAATCTGACCCTACCATCTTCACATTTTCCTAGAATGCCAATGGGATTCTAACCTATCCCTTTAGATCTCAAACAGTTTATGCAAACACATGCAAATTTTGATTTGGGCCCTTGCGCATTGAGGGCCTGACAACTTGTTTGCATCAGCATCTGTTGGTTGGTGATCCTCCTTGAATTTGTTCACATTTTAAAGTATTCTTATATTGCAATTTTTATTCTGTGTGCCTTTTGCATTGAATGTACCTTGACTTCAGGTTCAAGTTCAGCACAAACTCAACAATTAGCTACGCAGTCATCATCAGTACCTGCTAAGGTCTATTCATCATGGATATTTGGCAATGGACCCAAGGTTCACATTAGAGTTGGTTGTGATTCTTGTGGGGTAATGTTGTTCATCTTCAGTTCCCTTTGTCTATCTTGTTTGATAATTGCAAAAGTAGCTCATAATTTATTCATGAACAAATTTCAATCTCAGATGCATAATTTCCTTTAGAAGGCTTGGCACTTCTATTGAATGCATGCTCAGAATTAGGATGACATTTTCTTACTTGTTACTGTATCTATCCTCAGAAAATCTCTTACTTGCCCTCATTGTGTCTATTTTTGTGCTTATTCTCATCGATTGCTCAACAGAAATGAACTCCCTTCTCCAAAATCTCTTCTTAGAAATGCCATTCTTATTAGAGGAacatacaatttttatttagcCAGCAATGTAAATGCTACTGTCATCCTAAATTGGGTTTTTGTTGCTTTATGCAACGAAAGATGGTAAATGTTCATAGTAAGTACATCAAGTACTGATAGACAGTTCAGTTTCTTTTTACAGTATATGTAGTATTGACACAATGCCAGTGCGAACTGGTCTAGCATGTCATTTTCATTATGGAAGTACTCTATTAGTGAATTAAAAGCTTTGAACTTTCATAACAGATGATACCAATAATTGGGGAGAGGTACAAATGCAAAGACTGTTCAGAGGAAATAGGTTTTGACATGTGTGAATCATGCTACAACAATCCCTCTGAAGTGTCAGGCCGATTTAATCAGCAGCATAAACCAGAGCACAATTTTGAGATTGTGCCGCCACGGGGCATTGGTGAATTTATATACATGCTGAATCTTGATCAGTCTGATGACACAGATGACTCAGATGATGATGGACATGATTTTCTTGCTCAAGTCTTGTCAGATGATGCTCTACAGGATGTAGAGGATGGTTCTAATGATTTGTTAGAAGTTTCTGCTTTGGTTTTGTCAGTCGATGTTGCACCAGATCAAGAAGATGATCCTAGTGTCTCCTAGATCATCAGCTTTGACTAGAGAAAATTGACAAGGTACCACCAGCAACACATTTCTGTAACCCTTTCAAATTTCCTAATGGCTGTGTTGTATGCAGATctgcttttgaaaatttgagaAATCTAACTGTTCCCACACCTGTCATTGAATGCAGATGCCTAAACAATCATATCAATACAAAAGGGTTCGGGTTTTGGACTTTCTTGAAGATGGAACTCACAAATTCCGCATCCCCACACGTCGCATGCATAATAAGCTTTGAATTCGAAGATAACACATTCAAAATGTATCATTTTCCAGCTCTACTTTGTTTGAAGCTAGAAAGCAATGTGGTCTACCGAGAAGTTTCTTTGGCAGCATAAATGGCCTCTTCATTATCACATCTCACATCTTCCATATGAAATGGCCACTTGAATCTATTACACCAACAAAAAACCACAATATATTAACATTACACCAACAACAAAACCACAAGATATTAACTTCAACGGCACTGCATATACTTGTATTACTATCATAAATTTCAGTTGTAAAACATATATTGCGATGCTATTTAAATATTGGGGCCTGTTTTTCAGTAGTTGGCACTTTGTAACTGTTTTGATGCAGATAATTGCTTCCCTTCTGGGCATGTTGGGCTGGTTACACCTGCTGTCATCGGAGGGATATCATTCTTAAATAATCTGTTGAATAGAACGTCGTTGGTATTGTCGCCGGGTGATATGTTGTTTCAGGTACAGCTCGAACTTTAAGTTGAGACGAAGACATTTCTAAAGCTGTTTTGTATCCcatgccattttcttttttccagccAAGGTGGAGTGAGCTGGATGACTTCCCTACTCTGTTCTGATAGCTATTAGACAGTCATCTTGCATGAAATTCCTCGCCCCTAAGAATCCTCATGTTTTTAAAGTTGCCCCGATTACTCTACTGTACATTGAATTGtgcattggtttttttaattgttatttaaaaagaattcatgTCTCTAAACTGTGAgagaaattcttaatttttttttaaataatagtgacaaaaaaatatcctaacTAACATtgttaaatactttttttttttaaatagcatatTTTAAAGAGCTTTACGGGTCTACCTGTGCTTCTACTAGTAGCATGACATGAGTTTTCTTTGATATTCTTAgcctaataatatttattgcattattttattaatttttaagatttttaggtACTGAGAAGTTAAAGAAAAGTCCAAGAcacaattgatatttttttcctacttactttagaatttttaattaatattttaattttttaagaatccTAATACTAGAAGATTCTATTAGTTATTTAAgctttaataagaaattttttctataaggattttaattatagaactagtataaataaagacttctagtttatttttggaAGAACATTcggattttataaaatactagtgtttttttttataaatttatctacAACTTAGGCATGTAGCTTTAGGGTTTGAAAACCTTAATTTTATCGACGCTATAAGTTGCATCAATTGGTATAAAGTAAGTTGGTCTTTTTTATGGATGAAAACGATAATAACCTATTTTCACAATACAAGAGGGTAGGCACTCCAGGATGTTGTGCAGGCTCAAGAGTATAAACTAGATCATTTTGCGTTAGCTCGAGAACAAAGAATGGGTAAGCTATGACATATCTAACTTGGCTAATGAGTAATAcaagtacattttttttttttgccttaaaGGGTAGGCTCGTCTTCATATTGTGCTCTAAACAAGGAAAAGACCAAGTTGACCCTGAcatctcttttaaatttttagcctCCAAGAATATATAAGTCATTTCACTATACATTTTAAAGATTTAAAGATCAAATCACTCTTGATCAACTcttcatttttgtttgcttttaagGGTTTAGAAGTCATTTTACTATGTATTTTAAagttataaagataaatttatccCCAATTAATAACACAATgataaattgatcaaataaaaaaacaaaaataacctaaaagagacgagagggaaaaaataacaaaattattttattaaaaaggtgaaaaaataaCTACATTATTCTATAAATAATACAATGTGTCTAGTGATACATGAATTTtacaatgctattttttttttccaatagtaATCATATAAAGTGATAGAAATGAGGTATTAAGTTCAAATTTCATCTTACAATCCattattaatattctttaagaaaaaaacattggagTCCTACAATTGTTTCAAGGCTAGATTAGCATCCTATCACATGCATACATTAACAAGTGAATCTGATAACAAACAAATCCTTAATGCTCCATCCTCAAACCCGGTCCAACTCCCATTAAACCCGGTCTAAGCCATCAAAGCACAAATCCCTCAATAAACCCTATTCACTTTTCTCCTCCGCTTCTTCACTCTCAGAAAACCCTCGTCATCTTAAAACACCCTCACCTTCCTTGTCCACTTGTAAtggctctctctctttcaagaCCCAGACACAGATCCCTCTCTAACCCTTATCTAATCCacctcttctcttcctcttccacAACCCCATCAGATGACCCCTCTGTTTCCGAACcccagcaacagcaacagcaacagcaacagcaacagcaacagcaacagcaaaaGTCCTCTCTCTCTAGCTATTTCAATGATGTCAAAGCCAGTCTTAAGCAACAAAACCCTGAAAACAGGCCAAATTCTCCACCTTTAAGTAAACCCAGTTACTCAACAAACCAATCATTCTCAAAACCCACAAGCAATATTGCTTCTTTTGATGAAATCAGAAAGAATCTCTCTGAATTCAGGCTTCGATCCTCTGATCCACCACCTAGAGAACCTAACTCTGCTCCCTCACAGGAGCCATCTTCTAAGCAACAGATCTCATTTCAAGAACTTTATAAAAGAAATGTCCTTGCAAGATCGACGGGTGGTAGTGGAACCACTCAATCAGGTGGTATCAATGCTAACCAACCCATTTCAGGGAGGCTAACATTTGACGCAATTAGAGAGAGTTTGAGGCAGATGAAGGGTGGTGGTGATAATAACAATACCGCGGCCGGGAGAGGCCGTGTTGGGGAATTGTCATTTTCGAGTTTTAAGATAAAGCCAGGAAACGAAAATGAACCAATGAATAAGTCGACTATAATTGGTGGGACTGAGGGGTTGCCGAGTGCGGTATTTGGGAGGGAAATGGAGGGGGAAGGGGGTGCAAAAGGTGAAATGAGTACGGAGTTTGTGAAAATGTATAGTCATGGAGAGTTGGGAGATAAGTTGAGGATTTTGCGGCCAAAGGTGAAAAGGGGTGAAAAGGGGTGGTTTACGTTGAAGGAATTGAACGAGAGGTTGAGGAAGTTGAGGGAAATGGAGGAAAAGGAGACAGAGTCGAGGATTAGTGGGGTTTCCTTTAGGGATTTGAGGGAGAGTTTAGTGAAGTTGAAAGCGTCCAGTGATGAGAAGGCTATAAAGAATTCGGGTGAGTATTTTTTGTGTTgattcttgagattttttaaagtttgtttgTTGAAGTTTTGGTGATAGCtacttatattgtttttcaGTGGATCTTAgttagataaatatttttgtttagctTGATCAGGAGAAGTGATATTTCACTTTGTGCATAAGTATCTGTCGCTTAAGTTTTAGCAGGTGTTTATATACTCCTTTTTTGGGGCTTGGCTCTGTAAACAAGATGAAGAATGCATTGAATTTGTGATAATTTAGGACTGTAACACAGTTTGCTCTGTTTAACCTTTAGATTTATCCCCTGAgagaaaataaatgcaaaattgcttctttttttctttctttttctaaatgtttCTGCAAATGTTGTCATTGTCATGTTCTTATCCTGCATGAAATGATACTTCATGCAAACCTCCTATCTATTGTTTTTATGCATTGAGAGATGATATTTTATCTTACTATTTACTGGTCAAATTTATCGTTTCAGTTCAGAGACTGAATCTCATGGGCCAGTTACGAGCTTCAAATGTAACGCTGCAGCCTCCAAAGAAGCACTTAGTTGAGAAGGCAAGTAtagttttcttttgatattaattttgctttttgtttgGAAGTGTGAACCTTCACAAGATTCCTTATTTCTGCAACATTGAGATGACTTCACAATTTGTGTTGCCCAACTTTAATCATGATGTCCACTGCCTTAAAGTTTTAGTGGACATTAACAATGATGCAAACAAGGATATGATATTTCTGCATTATAAAGTGCTTACCCGTCTAGTTTTAATTCATACTTGCACAAAAGAATACATCTTTTAAGAGTCATGGACACTTGGTCTGGGTCTTTATATAGGATCATATTTTGCATCGCATTCCAGAGTGTCTTTGTTTAGTGACAAAATTTGTCTGCATCCTTTTGAAAGGATGTATTTTCTGATGAAAACAATTGAAGGAGTTTAGTGATATGTGTTAATTGTTTATTCTCCATGAAGTAGTTGTCTTCTTGATCACTATTACCAGCATTCAGTGTCTTACTGCTCTGATGGCTTCATATATGGTTTGTGCAGTATTTCCATCCAGATAACATGTCTTCTtctgagaaaatgaaaattgagcTTGCAAGAGTTAGAGATGAATTTAAAATGTCAGAGTCAGACTGTGGATCTGCACGTGTTCAAGGTAAAGGCCTTTCCATTTTGGTTTTATTGTGATCAATATAAAACTGAAGCAAATATTGCTGTATACTTTGACATCTGTATACTTTGCTAATTTCTCAAGCATGTTATTGGGGATGTGTTCTGGTTGTGCAATACTTAAGCTGCCTGAAGCAAATTGCTGtgaaaaaggaaattttttttgcaattgtgTCCAACTTCTGGGACTATTATTCGTCTTCTTTTGAATTCCATTTTTAGTGGTCTGATTTTTGGCATCTGTATACTTTGCTAATTTCGCAAAAGTGTCATTGAAGATGTGTTCTGGTTGTGCAATACTTATGCTAACTGAAGCAAATTGctgtgaaaaaggaaaaaaatgtattaattgtGTCCTTCTGGGACTATTATTCGTCTTTTCTTCTTGTGAATGCcatttttagtgttttgacTCAGAAGTTAACCTTGTACTGCACCTTGAACATGGCTGGAAAAATGTTATGATCTTGGCATGgccttaaatttttgaaaatgaaaaaaaaaaaaatgcacccAAGCAACTTCAAGTCTCTCTTCTGGCTTGGGGTGCTGCTTGTGATGGAATTTCTCAACCAATGACTTCAAACAAGCTACAATCTTGGTTATCAGTGTTATCTATAGAAGCATTCAAGCCTGTTATTCACCCTTTATGGGCTTGATGCTTTCTTGGAGTTACTGTATGGACTATTAGATTCTCATGGGTCATGGTAATTTTGGATGGTTTGTTGTGATGAAATTGGATGCTCGAATAGGACATGGTCTTTGTATAACATGAGAAGAAATGTGAGTGCATATCTtgctgctctttttttttgccttttgcttTTTTGGAATGATTGCAATACATGGCAGTCTTTTGTTAATAAGGAGGTCGTCTTAGAGTTTGTTTGTTATGATTTAGCAGCCAGATGTGtcagatacttcaaggattggCCATTTGGGCTTCAAAATGGATTATAAGGCAGATTTATTTAGGGTtcgtaaattattatttagcaGTCACATGTATCAGATACTTTAAAGGATTCACTGGTTGGACTGGAAATAGATTATCAAGCAGATTTATTGAACTGACAAAGGATAAGAGACATGGAGTTGCTGTTATCTAGAACAATCAGGGGACACGTGAATGAACATGTATTTCCATTTTCTAGCATTGACTAGGTATCATTCTCTTAACAGAACCAATGTGGAAAAGTTCGCATGGCAGTGTGAGTTGCATCAATTATACGAAAATCGAGTTATTTATTTGCTGTTTCCAGTTCCATAGTGGGCTGGTCTTGAAGCTTGATTCCTGATCTCGCTCTCTTCACCCCTCTTATTTCGGTCACTTTCTTTAATACATACCAAGTTTGCATGCACATTGTTTTCTTCGTTATGTTATATCTTTTTTCTGATTGTTTTGCAGTGGCACTACTGACAACTAAGATCAAGCATCTCTCTTCGGTTCTGAACAAGAAGGTGAAACTGGAGCTGAAACAATCCTCTATTTCTTACATTTTATTATCTTGGAGTGTTGATGCTTCCTGCTCCTTGAATTCACATTTACATTCCATTTTACTAGGGTTAAGGGATAAATGTTTGTTGTGACTGTGGTTATCCTAATTACGACAAAGAGAAAGTTGACAGAAACTGCTATATCAACATCTGTAGAAACATATTTACTTCTTCGTTCAAGTACACAGTCTGAGATGCATAAACATAGGGCCCATTATCATTTTTTGCCTTTGATCTATATTTTGCGAAGTGGAAAGTTATCAGTGCTTTTGCTTCTGCTTTTAGGtgcttttcaaaagtgtttttggcttgaaaaaaatcaaattgatgctttttttaGTGCTTTCTGATGGTTTTgaagtgttgatgtcaaaaataaaaaataaatatgaaaaaaatttattttgatgcatttttaatcgaaaagttattttgaaaaacatccTACACCACAATCCCGAACACACATAGTTTTACTGGATTCTGTGGGGTCGTTGCGCACGGAACCTCATGTTGCCTTGCCTACTATCCAATTTCCATCTCTCTTGATGTGCAACTGGATGGTTGTTTGCTGAATGACCTTCGCTAAATGATGCAATGTTACTAACTGCAACTTTGAGACCATTCTACATGGTGATTTTTATGTTAGAAGAATTGTTTTATCCCATTCAAGTGTTTAGGGGATAACCTTCTGTGCTGCTATTCTTATATTCTTTCGCACAACTTTGTAGGATAAGCATTCTCGGAAGGGTCTTATAGGGATGGTTcaaaagaggaagaagttgtTGAAGTATCTCCGGAGGACTGACTGGGATTCTTACTGCCTTGTTCTTTCAAAACTTGGTCTCCGAGACAATCCAGATCACAAGACCCTGACTAGACAATAATGACGAGAACTAGACTAGGGCAACCTGTAAGTTGATTTTACCAAAATTTTGTATGAACTTTGTAGAAGAAATTGTTCTGttccttcataattttttgttctgaAACAAGCAATGCTTATACAGGCTGCATGGAAGTTATGGTTATTGAAATATTCAAGTCCAATGGCAGTGAAAGTAGAAATTGCTTGGACACTGCATTTACGGAATTAGTGGGACTTAAAGAAGGGAATGATGCAAGTCTCTTTAGAGGGCATGATTTGCTGATAACACtagtttgttttaaaatagaatGTTGGGTGGCTGACCGGCTGTTAGCTCGATCAGATTGTAGTACTGTCAAAAGTGTTAAGTAATGTTGAAGGTTAAGAATTAAGCCtttgggaggggggggggggggggggggataaatttttgaaatatgaatGGAGTGTTTGTAGAGATAAATCTGACAATGACAAGTAGAAGTAAAGCT
It encodes the following:
- the LOC7493208 gene encoding uncharacterized protein LOC7493208; its protein translation is MALSLSRPRHRSLSNPYLIHLFSSSSTTPSDDPSVSEPQQQQQQQQQQQQQQQQKSSLSSYFNDVKASLKQQNPENRPNSPPLSKPSYSTNQSFSKPTSNIASFDEIRKNLSEFRLRSSDPPPREPNSAPSQEPSSKQQISFQELYKRNVLARSTGGSGTTQSGGINANQPISGRLTFDAIRESLRQMKGGGDNNNTAAGRGRVGELSFSSFKIKPGNENEPMNKSTIIGGTEGLPSAVFGREMEGEGGAKGEMSTEFVKMYSHGELGDKLRILRPKVKRGEKGWFTLKELNERLRKLREMEEKETESRISGVSFRDLRESLVKLKASSDEKAIKNSVQRLNLMGQLRASNVTLQPPKKHLVEKYFHPDNMSSSEKMKIELARVRDEFKMSESDCGSARVQVALLTTKIKHLSSVLNKKDKHSRKGLIGMVQKRKKLLKYLRRTDWDSYCLVLSKLGLRDNPDHKTLTRQ